The region GTGGTTCAGTTGCGGGTGGTTCATGACGGCAAGAACGCTGCCGCAGGCTCCGGCTTTAGGATCGAGCGCGGCGTAGACGAGACGGGCGATGCGGGCGTGGAGAATCGCTCCAGCGCACATGGCACAGGGTTCGAGCGTGACGTAGAGCGTGCAGTCTTCAATGCGATAGTTGCCGAGATGACGGCCAGCTTCGCGCAGTGCAACGATCTCAGCGTGTGCTGTAGGATCGCTGTCGCGGAGGACGCGGTTCTGGCCTCGGCCGATGATCTTTGCTGCATGAACGACGACTGCACCTACGGGAACTTCGCCTGCGGCTTCGGCTGCCTGAGCTTCGGCGATGGCTTCGCGTAGGTGGTCGAGATCGGCTTGCATTGGGCTATGCAGGCTCCTGTTGCGAGAGGCAGTGCAGTGTGCCGAGGCCCCAGACTAGATCGACGGCGTGGATGCCTACGATGTTGCGGTCGGGGAAGCAGGTGGCGATGATGTTGAGAGCGTGGCGGTCGTTGGCGTCGTTGAAGGTGGGAACAAGCACCAGATTGTTGGCGATGTAGAAGTTGGCGTAGCTGGCGGGCAGTCGCTGGCCTTCGAAGACTACGGGCGAAGGCATGGGAAGCTCGACGATCTCGAAGGGCTGGCCGCTGAGGTTACGGGCGCTGCGCAGGCGGTCGAGGTTTTCGGCGAGCGGAAGGTGGTTTTCGTCGCGGGTGTTGGGCTCGACGGCGGTGAGGATCTTGTTTTCGCCGACGAAGCGAGTGATGTCGTCGACGTGGCCGTGCGTGTCGTCGCCGGCGCAGCCGCGATGGAGCCAGAGCGTCTTTTCGATGCCGAGGTAATCGTGGAAGGCTTGTTCCAGATGCTTGCGGGTTGATTCTTCGTCGCCGAGTCCGGGATTGCGCTGCTGAATCTCGGAGAGGAGGCATTCTTCAGTGGTGAGCAGGATTCCTGCGCCGTTGGTGTCGATGCTTCCGCCTTCGAGGACGAGGCGATGCGGTTTGCCGTTTGGCGCGGTGATCTCGGGTTTGAACTGCGGCATGTCGTAGTGTTTGGCTACGTGCTGCGGAACCTGATCGTCGCGGTGCCAGTTGTCGTATTTTGCCCAGGCATTGAACTTCCAGTTGGTGATGGCGAGTTCGCCTTTGGGATTTTTGACGAAAATCGGGCCGGAGTCGCGGAGCCATACGCGGTCGGTGGGCCAGTGATGGAAGTGCAGGCGGGCCATGTTGGCTCCGGCGCGCTGGCACAGGCCGGTGGCGCGGCGCTCGGCGGGGAGGTCGTTGACGAGGATGTGGACGTCTTCGCAGCAGGAGAGATGGCGGGCGATCTCGGCGTAGACCCAGGGAATGGGTTGAAACTTTCCCGGCCAGTCTTCGGCGTTGTGCGGCCAGGCGATCCAGGTGGCGGCGTGGGGAGCCCACTCGGCGGGCATGCGGTAGTTCTGGTCGCGTGGTGTCGTCATTTCGGTGTACCTGTTCTGTTCTTGGCTACGGTGTTCGTCGTACTTCCACAGGGTACCCCACCCCCTGTACTTATTGTGTAAAGTCTTCCATCGAAAGGACTTATTTTATAAAGTCTTCTATTCAAAGGAGTTGTTTCTAAGCTTCTGATTCTAAAAGGGGATCAGGGCCGGGGAGTTATGGTTTCTGGTGCTATTTCAAGTATAGCGGTTGGTCTGGAACTAATTTGCAAGACCTATCTTCTTTGTTTGGAAGACTTTGAGGGACTTGAGCGCTTGACAGGTTTTTTGCGGACTTACGAAATTTCAAAAGCGGGAGCGCAGGGACCAGACCAGGAACATGCCAAAGAGGATGTAGGCCGCACCCATGAGCTTCCAGTTGGTGCGGGTGATCTGTTCGAAGCGGCTGGCGTTTTTTGCGAAGAGACGGCGGCCGAGGAGGAGTCGGTAGACGGGGAGGACTTTGCTAGGTGCGGCGAGATGGAAGGTTCCGAGAAGGATGTAGGCGGCGGCGATGAGCAGGAGGATGAGGGCGGTCATTTTTTAGCGTGTGTGCAAGGAGAACATATCTGAGGCTGGAAGTGCATGGCCATTCTTTGCGGTGAGGCTGCAAAGGATGGAGTACCTGTGCGGTTTGGGCTGGGTTAGGGAAGGCGGTTCGCGCGTGCGCGAATGCCCACATCTCAAAATCGAGATATGGGGCACCCGCACCCGGCTTAGGTGGCTTGGTCGAGGATTTGTTGGGCGGCGCGTTGGCCGGAGCGGATGGCGGCGTGGACGGTTCCCCAGTGGCCGGTGGTGTCGGTGTGCTCTCCGGCGAAGTAGAGGGTGTTGTCGGCGGGGATGGCCATTTTGGAGGGGGCGTCGAGGGCTCCGGCGGCGATGTAGCTGTAGGCTCCGTGGCTGAGGGCGTCGTGCTGCCAGTCGTGGGTGTGGCAGGAGATGAGTTGGCTGCGGATGTCGGTGGCGTCGAGGGAGAAGATCTGAGCGAGGGTTTTGCAGGCGGCTTCGGCTAACTGGTTGGGGGTGAAGTTGGCGAAGGCGGCGGAGCGTGGGCCTCCGACCCAGCCGGTGAGGGTGTTGCTGGGGGTGGGATGGGGCGTCCACCAGACCGGGGGCATGGAGGCGAAGGAGAGCAGGAAGCTTAGGGCTTCTAGCTTTTGGCTTAGGGTAGATGGTTTCAAGTTGGCCCAGAACTTTTCGCGGAAGACGAGGGTGAAGCGGCGAGCGTTGCCCATGCGGAGGCGGTTAGCTTCGTGGAGGACGTCGGGGGTGGGAGTGAAGGTGACGGAGTTTTGCTGGAGGACGCCGAGGGGCAGGGTGATGACGGCTTTGGCGGTCTCGAAGGTGATGGGCTGGGCGTTTTGGTGGGCTTCGATGCGGACGTGGTTGGGGGTCCAGTCGATGCGCTCGACGAGGGTGTTGAGGTGGAGGGTGCCGCCTGCCTCGGTGAACTTTTGCGCGAGGAACTGGGGGAGGCGGTCGTAGCCGTCGCGGATGCGGAAGAGGCGGTCGCCTTCGATGGCCTCTTCGGCGGCTTGCTGGAGGCCGAGGGATTGAGTGCCGATGATGCGGTGGTCGGCGGCGTTGAAGCCTTCGACGTAGCCGATAGTGGCTCGGCGCTGGTCTTCTGGGAGAGGATGCTGGGCTAGGTAGTCGGCGAAGGTTTGGTCGGGTTCGGGCAGGGATTCGAGCTTGTCGAGGATGGGCGTGGCCTCTTGTTCTTCGTCGCGGGATTGGAGGCGGCCGTCTTCGAATGTGAGCATGGTGCCGTCGAGCTCGTAGGTTTCGAGGTTGGCCTCTTCGATGAGGGACCAGAGCTCGGGCGGCTTGCCGTGGACGAACTCGGCTCCCAGCTCGATGATCTCGTTGGCTTCGCGAATGGTGTGGATGCGTCCACCTACCCGGTTGCTGGCTTCGAGGAGGATGACGCGGCGGCCAGCTTCGGCGAGGGTGCGGGCTGCGGTGAGGCCGGAGATGCCGGCTCCGATGATGAGGATGTCGGATTGCATTTGGATTGGATGCTGCTTGGGGAGCTTCTGGGTACGCCAAGCCTTCAGGCTTGGCCCTCTCAAGAGCTAAAAAAATTGGGGCTTTAGCCCCTGGGGTTATTTTTTTGCTTCGTTATAGGAGCAGGTGGCTTGGGATTGGATCGATGCGGTCGATGTATTTGGTGTGGACGTGTGGATAGTCTTCGTATTTTTTACGGATTGGATTGTTGGCGATGTAGAGAAGCTGATTGTTGTAGTCGTCTGCGTCTCTGATGCGATGGTCGTGGTATCCGCTGTGCCAGATCTCTCCCGGGGATTGATTGCGGGCGGCAAAGGAGTATCCGCCCTTGATGTACTGCACGCACTTTGCTGTGGATTGATCTTCGGCTGGAGTGATGAGCGTGTGCGTGTGGTCGGGCATGACGACGAAACCGTGGAGTTGGAAGCGGTTTTTGTCGCGATGCTGGAAGAGGGTTTCTATAAAGAGTTCGGCGTTGGCTATGCGTTGGAAGTGGCGATGTTGCTGGAAGGTCGAGATAGTGATGGCGTAGGTGCTCTGCTTTTGGCGGATTGTGGCCATGGAAGGAAAGCATACCCCAAGGGCTAAAGCCCCTTTCTCTTTGGGTTGAATTTAGAGGGCCAAGCCTAAAGGCTTGGCGTACCTAGAAGCGGGTTGCGCTTTCGCGAATGCCTACGTCTCAAAATCGAGATATGGGGCACTCGCACCCGGCACCCTATTTAGTCGATGAAGCGTTTGGCTATGCCTTCGTAGGCGTCGATGCGGCGGTCGCGTAGGAAGGGCCAGTGCTGGCGGGTGACTTCGACCAGCTTGGAGTCGAGGTCGGCGTAGAGGATCTCTTCTTTGTCGTGGCTGGCCTTGGCGATGATGCGGCCGAAGGGGTCGGCGATGAAGCTTCCGCCCCAGAACTCGATGCCGGAGTGGGGGGTGTGGTCGCCGGGGCCGTGCAGCTCGACCGTGGCGGGGTTGCCGTCGGCGGCGAGGGCTTTGAATTTGACGTCGCCGTGCTCGTGGCCTACGCGGTTGACGGCGCAGACGAAAACTCCGTTGGCGATGGCGTGGGCGCGCTGGGCGGTCTGCCAGGCTTCGTACTGGGCGGTGCCGAACTCCTCTTTCTCGGAGGGGTGCCAGCCGATGGCGGTGGGGAAGAAGAGGGTTTGGGCTCCGCGGAGGGCGGTGAGGCGGGCGCCTTCGGGGTACCACTGGTCCCAGCAGACGAGGGTGCCGATGGGGCCGGCGGTGGTTTGCGTTGCTTTGAAGCCGAGGTCGCCGGGAGTGAAGTAGAACTTCTCGTAGTAGAGAGGGTCGTCGGGGATGTGCATCTTGCGGTAGACGTCGGCAATGCGGCCGTCGCGCTCGATGGTGACGGCGGTGTTGTGATAGAGACCGGGGGCGCGGCGTTCGAAGAGGCTGGCGACGAGGACGACGTTGGCTTCGCGGCAGACCTGGGTGAGCAGGTCGGTGGAGGGGCCGGGGATGGACTCGGCGAGGCCGAAGAGGGCGTGGTCTTCGCGCTGGCAGAAGTATTGGGCGCGGAAGAGCTCGGGCAGGCAGACGAGGGTGGCTCCCTGGCGGGCGGCCTCGTAGACGCGCTCGGCGGCGCGGTCGAGGTTGATCTGGGTGTCGGGGGAGCAGGACATCTGGATGAGCGCGACGCGGGTGTTCTGGGTGTTTGCCATGGGTGCCTTTTTAGATTGCTGCGGTGTGAAGGAGTCCTTGCTTGCCAAAGCGAAGAATAGCTTTGTCGTGTGTATAGAGCGTTAGATTCTCGACGCGAGCGGTTGATGCAATGAGCCGGTCTGCCGGGTCGCCGTGAAACGACTCGGGGAGGAGCGTGGTTTCGAGGGCGATGGCGGGGGTCAGCGGAATGATTTGGATTCCCTGATGATCGAGCGTCTCCTTGAACCACTGTTCCAGAGGGATCGAGAGCTGAATTCTGCCGCGGCGGTGCTGGTTGGCTATCTCAAGCAGGGAGATGGCAGCGATGTATAAGCTGCCGCCCCATGCGGCAGCCTCGATCTGACGGCGCGCCTTGACGGGGAGGCGTTCTTCTCCCTGTTCGAACCATATCCAGGCGTGCGTGTCGAGTAAAATGCGCGGCGAATCGCTCATTGCTCGGAGTTCCAGGCTTCAGGATCGGGGCTGACGATGTCGCCTGAGATTTGCATTGTTCCCTTCATGCGTCCGAAGAGAGGGATTTTGGGGTCGTCGTCCATGGGGACGAGCCGGGCTATCGGCTTGCCACGCTTGGAGATGACGATGGTCGTCCGCTTGGTGCTGACGGTATCGAGAAGCTTAAGGAGTTGCGCCTTGGCCTGGGTTGCCGGAATGTTCGACGAAGATTTGGGAAGGGTCGCCATGTGGTCATCTCCAGATGACCAGTATAGCTCATCGAGCGGTCGACACGGCAAAAGACGGAAATGCAGGGGAAATCGTTAGATCGGTCTTTTTTCGGGTAGAGATATCTGATAGGTTGGAAGTGCCAAAGAATCCACGACGCTTCTGCGGCTCATCCATCACACAGCGTTTGTATTTATCCCCGCCGCGTGCGGCAGCCGTGTATTTCATTGCAGAAGGAGTGGTACGTTGAGCGAATTACGTGATTTTCTGGAACTTCCGTACGGTGAACTTGAGGACTTGAACCTGCAGGCGAAGGAGCAGCGCAAGAAGCGCGTCTCCGCCGATGTGATTCAGGAAGAGCGGTTGAAGTATCTGACCGACGAGAAGCGGATCAAGGCTGTCACCGTGCTGTTCAGCGACCTCGAAGGCCGCCTGCACATGCTGGACTATGACAAGAAGTTCCTCATCAAGAGCTATGACAACCTGACGTTCGACGGCTCGTCGATCCGCGGCTTTACCGCGCAGCGCGAGAGCGATCTGCGCCTCGGCATCGACTGGAGCGCGTTCTACTGGGCGCCCGCCGATGTGTTCGGCGGCGGCAAGGTCCTCGTCTTCGGCGAAGTGATCGACAAGAACGGCGGCATCTACAGCGGCGACATTCGCAGCGTGCTGAAGAACTTCTCGCAGGAGCAGTTCGACAAGCAGGGTTACACGCTGAACGCCGCCAACGAGATTGAAGGCTTCTTGTTCGAGGGCATCGACGCTGAGCGCAACTATCACGAGACGGGCCGGTTCGAGTACGTCAACAAGGGCGGCTACTATCACTCGCTGCCGGGCGATCCTCTGCGTGAGTTCATCGACACCACCGCAGAAGTGCAGCGCGCCATGGGCTTTGAGAACGAGAAGGACCACCCCGAGGTTGCGCCTTCGCAGTTCGAGATCAACTACACCTATGGTGAGGTTGTTGCCGCTGCCGACCAGATTCAGCTGTACAAGCTGATCTGCCGCCAGGTGGCGACGCAGATGGGCATGACGGCGAGCTTCCTGCCGAAGCCGGTTGTCGGTGTCAATGGCAGCGGTATGCACACCAACGTCTCCATCACCAAGGGCGGCAAGAACCTGTTCTGGGACCCCAAGGGCGAGGAGAAGATCTCCAAGCTGGCGTGGCAGTTCACCGACCGCATTCTGACGCATGGCAACGATCTTTGCCTGCTGTTGAATGCCAGCGTGAATGCTTATCGCCGTCTCGATCCTCACTTTGAGGCACCGAACCAGATCAAGGCTTCGGCTGTGGATCGCGGCTCGATGATTCGTATTCCTATCGGCAACGAGAAGTCGTCGCGTGTCGAGGTCCGTTCGGTTGGACCGGATGCGAACCCCTACCTTGTGCTGTACTCGATCTTCAAGACCGGCCTGCATGGCCAGACCTCGAAGATCAAGAACCTGCGCCAGGCGGAGCGGTATCTGCCGGACAACATCTACAGCGCGCTTGAGAACTTCCGCGGTGCAGAGTGGACCGGAGAACTTCTGGGCGAGGATGTGAAGTCCCGCTATGCCGATCTGAAGCAGGCTTCGGCGGACCGCTGCGCGCGGCTGCTGGGAACGATCGTCAAGGCTCCTGAAGTTCAGTTCCACCACGATGTGTACAACCAGCTGCTTTGGAACATCTTCTAGTTCTAACTGCATCCACGAGAAGGCCGATGAGAATCTCATCGGCCTTCTCGTTTTAATAGACACCTCGAATGGGCCATGCTAGATTTCAAACCAAATGAAAATCTTGGCCTGGTTGAGTTTCACGGCTTGTGGAATGGGATTATTTCTGTCTGGTTGTGGTGGCGGGAGTGGCACGGGGGCACCTGTCGTTCCGGCGGTAAGTCCGTTGGCGGGAAACTGGTTGATTGTGGGACCTATGCCCACGAACGTCTCCACGCCTCAGGGAGTAAGCGGATTCAGCCTCGCGATGAGCTTTGACGTTACCGGTAATAACATCGTTGCGGGCAGCTTCGGGAGCGGACCTTGCGCACCACCGTCTACCCCTCCGATTGTTAACGGCTCATTTGACTTCGTTACCGCTTCCAACGGGACGATTGCCCCGGATGGGAGCTTTACGGTTCAGAGTCCAGACAACGTTCCTGGTGATTCGCTATTGATACAGGGGAAGGTTCCACAGGTCCATGGAGATCAGTTCTCGGGCAACTATACGGCGTCATTCACCTCTCCAGCCCCATCTCATTTTGCAGGAGAACCGTGCACGGTGAGCTATTCCGGGATGTTTACCGCAACCTCGTTTCCGCTGGTCAGTGGAGTGTACGCGGGAACGGGAAGCACGCAGACTATTACGAATGGAGTTTCGACGGTGACGCCGATCGAGGTGCAGGCCACCCTGCAGCAGGGTGGAACTGTGACGAATCAGGTTACCGGAATCTCCGCACCGAGCAGCATTGCACTCACGGGAAGCATTCATGTGCAGGGGTTCCCTTGTTTTACGACTGGTGTCACGAATCCTGCACGTTCGAGCGGGGTGAAAGGGAATATGGTGGTCGCGACCTTCACGATGGACGATGGGTCGACGCTGAGCCTGTCTGGTCCACTGACCGATTCGACAGAAGCTCATATCTCACCCGTGTCTTTGGTCGTCGATGGGGGGAAATGCGGGACGCCTCCCTCCTTTGTCTCCCTGAGGCAGCTCGACCGGCAAAGTTAGATGATCGGAGAGGATGTGGTTCAGATCTGGCGGCCACCCAATCTCCTTGTTCGTTGACAGGGCGAGTTGGCTGCTGCATTCTGCTCGTGTTGTCGCGTCGGAGGTTCCTTGGATACTCAGCGATCTGCTAATTCACTTGCTCCTGCTGCTGTTCTTGGTATTTGTCTACTGCTTGGCCTGTTGCTGGGCGGCTGGGTACTTGGATCACAGATCAAGGCGATCAGACTGGCGGACCGGTATGTCACCGTCAAGGGTCTTGTCGAGCGAACGGTGAAATCGGACAGCGCGATTTGGCCGGTGACCTTCAAGGAAGCTGGCAATGAGCTGCCAGCGGTGTTTGCAAAGAGCGAGTCTGACAAGGCGGCGGTGCTGAAGTTTTTTGCGGAGCAGGGAGTTTTGCCGCAGGAGATCACTGTTGGTCAGATTCAGGTAACGGACAAGCTGGCCAATGACTATGGCGGCAATCAGGCTGCGTCGCGTTACGTGGTGCAGCAGACGGTGACCGTGCACTCTTCGGATGTGGACAAGATCGCAAAGGCGGGACAGAAGACGGCAGAGCTGGTTCAGGCTGGGATTGTTGTTGGTGGCGGGTATGGACAAGGTATCAGCTACAAGTTTGGCGGGCTGAATGCGCTGAAGCCGGACATGATTACAGAGGCGACGAGGAATGCCCGGGCTTCGGCGGATCGGTTTGCTGCGAATTCGGGAAGCCACGTGGGGTCGATTCGTTCAGCGAATCAAGGGGTGTTTTCCATCTCGGCCGCCGATGGAGGGCCGAGCGGAGAGGATGGCGGTGGAGG is a window of Edaphobacter dinghuensis DNA encoding:
- a CDS encoding agmatine deiminase family protein, which translates into the protein MTTPRDQNYRMPAEWAPHAATWIAWPHNAEDWPGKFQPIPWVYAEIARHLSCCEDVHILVNDLPAERRATGLCQRAGANMARLHFHHWPTDRVWLRDSGPIFVKNPKGELAITNWKFNAWAKYDNWHRDDQVPQHVAKHYDMPQFKPEITAPNGKPHRLVLEGGSIDTNGAGILLTTEECLLSEIQQRNPGLGDEESTRKHLEQAFHDYLGIEKTLWLHRGCAGDDTHGHVDDITRFVGENKILTAVEPNTRDENHLPLAENLDRLRSARNLSGQPFEIVELPMPSPVVFEGQRLPASYANFYIANNLVLVPTFNDANDRHALNIIATCFPDRNIVGIHAVDLVWGLGTLHCLSQQEPA
- a CDS encoding flavin monoamine oxidase family protein gives rise to the protein MQSDILIIGAGISGLTAARTLAEAGRRVILLEASNRVGGRIHTIREANEIIELGAEFVHGKPPELWSLIEEANLETYELDGTMLTFEDGRLQSRDEEQEATPILDKLESLPEPDQTFADYLAQHPLPEDQRRATIGYVEGFNAADHRIIGTQSLGLQQAAEEAIEGDRLFRIRDGYDRLPQFLAQKFTEAGGTLHLNTLVERIDWTPNHVRIEAHQNAQPITFETAKAVITLPLGVLQQNSVTFTPTPDVLHEANRLRMGNARRFTLVFREKFWANLKPSTLSQKLEALSFLLSFASMPPVWWTPHPTPSNTLTGWVGGPRSAAFANFTPNQLAEAACKTLAQIFSLDATDIRSQLISCHTHDWQHDALSHGAYSYIAAGALDAPSKMAIPADNTLYFAGEHTDTTGHWGTVHAAIRSGQRAAQQILDQAT
- a CDS encoding REP-associated tyrosine transposase, with amino-acid sequence MATIRQKQSTYAITISTFQQHRHFQRIANAELFIETLFQHRDKNRFQLHGFVVMPDHTHTLITPAEDQSTAKCVQYIKGGYSFAARNQSPGEIWHSGYHDHRIRDADDYNNQLLYIANNPIRKKYEDYPHVHTKYIDRIDPIPSHLLL
- a CDS encoding carbon-nitrogen hydrolase; this encodes MANTQNTRVALIQMSCSPDTQINLDRAAERVYEAARQGATLVCLPELFRAQYFCQREDHALFGLAESIPGPSTDLLTQVCREANVVLVASLFERRAPGLYHNTAVTIERDGRIADVYRKMHIPDDPLYYEKFYFTPGDLGFKATQTTAGPIGTLVCWDQWYPEGARLTALRGAQTLFFPTAIGWHPSEKEEFGTAQYEAWQTAQRAHAIANGVFVCAVNRVGHEHGDVKFKALAADGNPATVELHGPGDHTPHSGIEFWGGSFIADPFGRIIAKASHDKEEILYADLDSKLVEVTRQHWPFLRDRRIDAYEGIAKRFID
- a CDS encoding type II toxin-antitoxin system VapC family toxin, giving the protein MSDSPRILLDTHAWIWFEQGEERLPVKARRQIEAAAWGGSLYIAAISLLEIANQHRRGRIQLSIPLEQWFKETLDHQGIQIIPLTPAIALETTLLPESFHGDPADRLIASTARVENLTLYTHDKAILRFGKQGLLHTAAI
- a CDS encoding type II toxin-antitoxin system Phd/YefM family antitoxin, which codes for MATLPKSSSNIPATQAKAQLLKLLDTVSTKRTTIVISKRGKPIARLVPMDDDPKIPLFGRMKGTMQISGDIVSPDPEAWNSEQ
- a CDS encoding glutamine synthetase family protein — its product is MSELRDFLELPYGELEDLNLQAKEQRKKRVSADVIQEERLKYLTDEKRIKAVTVLFSDLEGRLHMLDYDKKFLIKSYDNLTFDGSSIRGFTAQRESDLRLGIDWSAFYWAPADVFGGGKVLVFGEVIDKNGGIYSGDIRSVLKNFSQEQFDKQGYTLNAANEIEGFLFEGIDAERNYHETGRFEYVNKGGYYHSLPGDPLREFIDTTAEVQRAMGFENEKDHPEVAPSQFEINYTYGEVVAAADQIQLYKLICRQVATQMGMTASFLPKPVVGVNGSGMHTNVSITKGGKNLFWDPKGEEKISKLAWQFTDRILTHGNDLCLLLNASVNAYRRLDPHFEAPNQIKASAVDRGSMIRIPIGNEKSSRVEVRSVGPDANPYLVLYSIFKTGLHGQTSKIKNLRQAERYLPDNIYSALENFRGAEWTGELLGEDVKSRYADLKQASADRCARLLGTIVKAPEVQFHHDVYNQLLWNIF
- a CDS encoding SIMPL domain-containing protein → MDTQRSANSLAPAAVLGICLLLGLLLGGWVLGSQIKAIRLADRYVTVKGLVERTVKSDSAIWPVTFKEAGNELPAVFAKSESDKAAVLKFFAEQGVLPQEITVGQIQVTDKLANDYGGNQAASRYVVQQTVTVHSSDVDKIAKAGQKTAELVQAGIVVGGGYGQGISYKFGGLNALKPDMITEATRNARASADRFAANSGSHVGSIRSANQGVFSISAADGGPSGEDGGGGGASPDSSMMKQVRVVATVDYYLVR